The following are from one region of the Candidatus Binatia bacterium genome:
- a CDS encoding enoyl-CoA hydratase, with amino-acid sequence MEFIQYESSERVATISLNRPDARNALHPPLLRELDESFDRAARDDDVRVIILRANGKHFSSGHDISPEAAEVWTKEVDLENKGLAGLYAWEREYYLGWTRKWRDIPKPTIAAVQGACIAGGLMLCWPCDLILAADDAKFSDPVARMGIAGVEFHGHTWEVGARKAKELLFTGRYFGAEEAEKLGMVNRVVEREKLDEETLALAHEIAQMHPFALAQAKRAVNQTLDIQGFYSSLQSAFDIHQTGHGNALSVSKGKLPILIGLDEMKKGGKHV; translated from the coding sequence ATGGAGTTCATTCAATACGAGTCGAGCGAGCGCGTGGCGACCATCAGCCTGAATCGGCCTGATGCCCGGAACGCCCTGCATCCCCCTTTGCTTCGCGAGCTCGACGAGTCCTTCGATCGTGCCGCCCGGGACGACGACGTTCGCGTCATCATCCTGCGCGCAAACGGGAAGCACTTCTCCTCCGGTCACGATATTTCCCCGGAGGCCGCGGAGGTCTGGACCAAGGAGGTCGACCTCGAGAACAAGGGCCTCGCGGGCCTCTACGCGTGGGAGCGTGAGTACTACCTCGGGTGGACGCGCAAGTGGCGCGACATCCCGAAGCCGACGATCGCGGCCGTCCAGGGAGCCTGTATCGCCGGCGGACTGATGCTCTGCTGGCCGTGTGATCTCATCCTCGCGGCCGACGACGCGAAGTTTTCCGACCCGGTCGCCCGCATGGGGATCGCCGGAGTGGAGTTTCACGGGCACACGTGGGAGGTCGGCGCTCGCAAGGCGAAAGAGCTTCTCTTCACGGGGCGCTACTTCGGCGCAGAGGAAGCCGAGAAGCTCGGCATGGTGAATCGCGTCGTCGAGCGGGAGAAGCTCGACGAGGAGACGCTCGCCCTCGCCCACGAGATCGCGCAGATGCATCCGTTCGCGCTCGCTCAGGCGAAGCGAGCCGTCAATCAGACGCTCGACATCCAGGGGTTCTACAGCTCGCTGCAATCCGCATTCGACATCCACCAGACCGGTCACGGCAATGCGCTGTCGGTGAGCAAGGGGAAGCTGCCCATCCTGATTGGGCTCGACGAAATGAAGAAGGGCGGGAAGCACGTTTAG